One genomic segment of Rhizorhabdus phycosphaerae includes these proteins:
- a CDS encoding site-specific DNA-methyltransferase — protein sequence MGVLEKIPATRRARRAVEAPARLPLNEILKGDCIETMRALPDRCVDMIFADPPYNLQLGGDLHRPDGSQVDAVNDDWDKFDTFATYDRFTREWLREAHRILKDDGTIWVIGSYHNIFRVGTALQDQGFWILNDIIWRKANPMPNFKGTRFTNAHETLIWCSKAEKAKYTFNYRTMKALNDDIQMRSDWTLPICSGGERLKGDDGAKAHPTQKPESLLYRVMLACTEPGDLVLDPFFGTGTTGAVARRLGRRWIGIEREDKYIKVANQRIAATLPLDESAMLSIPEKKAAPRVAFGLLVESGLIPPGSVLSDSRRRWTAQVRADGVLASSCGATGSIHRLGALLQDAPSCNGWSFWHIETPEGLQPIDSLRQKHLAQLSD from the coding sequence ATGGGTGTTCTCGAGAAAATTCCGGCCACGCGCCGTGCGCGTCGCGCCGTCGAGGCCCCTGCGCGCCTGCCTCTCAACGAGATTTTGAAGGGCGATTGCATCGAGACTATGCGCGCTCTGCCCGATCGCTGCGTCGACATGATCTTCGCCGATCCACCCTATAATCTCCAGCTGGGCGGCGATCTCCACCGGCCTGACGGCAGCCAGGTCGACGCGGTCAATGACGACTGGGACAAGTTCGACACCTTCGCGACCTATGACCGCTTTACCCGCGAATGGCTGCGCGAGGCGCATCGGATCCTGAAGGATGACGGCACGATCTGGGTGATCGGCAGCTATCACAACATCTTCCGCGTCGGCACCGCGTTGCAGGACCAGGGCTTCTGGATCCTCAACGACATCATCTGGCGCAAGGCTAATCCGATGCCCAATTTCAAGGGCACCCGCTTCACCAACGCGCATGAGACGCTGATCTGGTGCTCCAAGGCGGAGAAGGCGAAATACACCTTCAACTACCGCACGATGAAGGCGCTCAACGACGACATCCAGATGCGGTCGGACTGGACCCTGCCGATCTGCTCGGGCGGCGAGCGGCTGAAGGGCGACGACGGCGCCAAGGCCCACCCGACGCAGAAGCCGGAATCGCTGCTCTACCGCGTCATGCTCGCCTGCACCGAACCGGGCGATCTGGTGCTCGATCCCTTCTTCGGCACCGGCACGACCGGCGCCGTGGCGCGCCGCCTCGGCCGCCGCTGGATCGGCATCGAGCGCGAGGACAAATATATCAAGGTCGCCAACCAGCGGATCGCCGCCACGCTGCCGCTCGATGAAAGCGCCATGCTGTCGATCCCCGAAAAGAAGGCGGCTCCCCGTGTAGCATTCGGCCTTCTGGTCGAAAGCGGCCTGATCCCGCCCGGCTCGGTCCTGAGCGATTCCCGTCGCCGCTGGACGGCACAGGTCCGCGCCGATGGCGTGCTGGCGAGCAGCTGCGGCGCCACCGGCTCGATTCACCGCCTCGGTGCCCTGCTTCAGGACGCCCCATCCTGCAACGGCTGGAGCTTCTGGCACATCGAGACGCCCGAAGGGCTGCAGCCGATCGACAGCCTGCGCCAGAAGCATCTCGCCCAGCTGAGCGACTAA
- a CDS encoding ribonuclease HII → MAGPCFSLELPHPLPLAGVDEAGRGPLAGPVVAAAVILDRERVPTGIDDSKKLKAGARAALCLELRKVAQVGVGIATVEEIDSLNILWASMLAMERAVAALSVEPAMVLVDGNRCPKWSRPSLAVVGGDARCLSIAAASIIAKEERDRLMVELDQAHPGYDWASNKGYGTAAHMAALDRMGPTPHHRRSFAPIAQFSMFRVESAA, encoded by the coding sequence ATGGCCGGACCCTGTTTTTCGCTCGAACTGCCCCATCCCTTGCCGCTGGCCGGCGTCGACGAGGCGGGCCGGGGGCCGCTGGCTGGCCCGGTGGTTGCGGCGGCGGTAATCCTCGATCGCGAGCGGGTGCCGACGGGCATCGACGACTCCAAGAAGCTCAAGGCCGGCGCGCGGGCGGCCCTATGCCTGGAACTGCGAAAGGTCGCGCAGGTCGGCGTCGGCATCGCGACCGTCGAAGAAATCGACAGCCTGAACATATTGTGGGCGTCGATGCTGGCGATGGAGCGCGCGGTTGCCGCGCTCAGCGTCGAGCCGGCGATGGTGCTGGTCGACGGAAATCGCTGCCCGAAATGGTCGCGTCCTTCGTTGGCGGTGGTCGGGGGCGATGCCCGCTGTCTGTCGATCGCGGCCGCCTCGATCATCGCCAAGGAAGAGCGTGACCGGCTGATGGTAGAGCTCGACCAGGCGCATCCCGGCTATGACTGGGCGAGCAACAAGGGCTATGGCACGGCCGCGCACATGGCAGCGCTGGATCGTATGGGCCCGACGCCCCATCATCGCCGCAGCTTCGCTCCCATCGCGCAGTTTTCGATGTTCCGGGTCGAAAGCGCAGCTTGA